In Procambarus clarkii isolate CNS0578487 chromosome 13, FALCON_Pclarkii_2.0, whole genome shotgun sequence, the following are encoded in one genomic region:
- the LOC138364422 gene encoding collagen alpha-1(IV) chain-like gives MLSARCCVFHPEDPRELPGRRAQQGARTQGPTGCQDAGPNRVPGRRAQQGARTLGPTGCQDAGPNRVPGRWAQQCARTLGPTGCQDAGPNSVPGCWAQQGASTLGPTVCQDAGPNRVPVRWAQQCARTLGPTVCQDAGPNRVPGRWAQQCARTLGPTGCQDAGPNSVPGRWAQQGASTLGPTVCQDAGPNSVPGRWAQQGARTLGPTVCQDAGPNSVPGRWAQQGASTLGPIVCQDPGPNRVPGPWAQHSASTNSGGAQHNHHSTPTFVNDKKTIWTKLVEEGAP, from the coding sequence ATGTTAAGTGCCAGGTGCTGCGTGTTCCACCCCGAGGACCCTCGAGAGCTGCCAGGACGCAGGGCCCAACAGGGTGCCAGGACGCAGGGCCCAACAGGGTGCCAGGACGCAGGGCCCAACAGGGTGCCAGGACGCAGGGCCCAACAGGGTGCCAGGACGCTGGGCCCAACAGGGTGTCAGGACGCTGGGCCCAACAGGGTGCCAGGACGCTGGGCCCAACAGTGTGCCAGGACGCTGGGCCCAACAGGGTGCCAGGACGCTGGGCCCAACAGTGTGCCAGGATGCTGGGCCCAACAGGGTGCCAGTACGCTGGGCCCAACAGTGTGCCAGGATGCTGGGCCCAACAGGGTGCCAGTACGCTGGGCCCAACAGTGTGCCAGGACGCTGGGCCCAACAGTGTGCCAGGACGCTGGGCCCAACAGGGTGCCAGGACGCTGGGCCCAACAGTGTGCCAGGACGCTGGGCCCAACAGGGTGCCAGGACGCTGGGCCCAACAGTGTGCCAGGACGCTGGGCCCAACAGGGTGCCAGTACGCTGGGCCCAACAGTGTGCCAGGACGCTGGGCCCAATAGTGTGCCAGGACGCTGGGCCCAACAGGGTGCCAGGACGCTGGGCCCAACAGTGTGCCAGGACGCTGGGCCCAACAGTGTGCCAGGACGCTGGGCCCAACAGGGTGCCAGTACGCTGGGCCCAATAGTGTGCCAGGACCCTGGGCCCAACAGGGTGCCAGGACCCTGGGCCCAACATAGTGCCAGCACCAACAGTGGCGGTGCCCAACACAACCATCACTCTACTCCAACATTTGTCAATGACAAGAAAACCATATGGACAAAGCTAGTAGAGGAAGGCGCGCCCTGA